DNA sequence from the Ramlibacter agri genome:
AAGCTGGCCTTCAACCGCTGCGGGCTGCGCGGCGGCCATGGGACGCTGCAGATCTCCAGCCTGGCCTTCACCGACCACGGGCCCATCCCGGCGCGCTACACGGCCGACGGCGACGGCGAATCGCCGCCGCTGCAATGGCAGGGCGTGCCGGCCAACGCGGCCAGCCTGGTGCTGGTGGTGGAAGACGCGGACGCGCCCACCTCCGAGCCGCTGGTGCACGCCATCGTTGTCGACCTGCCGGCGGGTGACGGCGGCCTGCCGGAAGGCGCGATCAAGGGCCCGGCTGGTGAAGGCCGGCACGTGCACGAAGGCCGCAACTCCTACCTGCGCGCCGGCTGGCTGCCCCCCGACCCGCCACCGGGCCATGGCGAACACCGCTACGCCTTCCAGCTCTTCGCGCTGGGCCCGGGCGAAGCCTTCGAAGGCAAGCCGGGCCGCGACGACGTGCTGGCGGCGATCCGCGAGCGCGGCTTGGCGAGCGGCATCCTGGTCGGGACCTATGCGCGGCCGGATGGGAGCGTGCCGGTGGAGGGCGCGCAGGCGGTGGCGGCTTGAACTTCGGGACGCAAAGGTCGCAAAAAGTACGCAAAGGACGCAAAAAAGCCCTTTGAATTTTTTTGCGTCCTTTGCGCAACCTTTGCGACCTTTGCGTCCGGAAGTTCCCGAAGTTCCGGCAGTTCCGGCAGTTCCGGCAGTTCCGGCAGTTCCGGCAGTTCCTATGAGCCGAAGCGATGGTCCACTTGCCGCCGGAACTCGCTTGGCGTCACGCCCTTGATGTCGAGGAAGCGGCGGTTGAAGTTGGCGACGTTGCCGAAGCCGACTTCGTAGCAGATGTCGGTGATGTAGCGGTCCGACTCCATCAGCAGCTGGCAGGCGCGGTTGATGCGCACGTGGTTCACGAAGTCGGTGAAGGTGTTGCCGGTGGCGCGGCGGAAGAAGCGCGAGAAGCGGCTTTCGCTCATGCCCAGTTCCTGCGCCAGGTCGGCCGCCGACAGCGGATGCGCGAGGTCGTCCATCAGGCGGCTGACGATCGCGTCGATCTGCCCCAGCTGCAGGTCGGTGTCCGCGCTTTGCAACTGCGCCTGCGACAACAGCCGGTAGTCCGTGCAGCGCGCCAAGGTGCCGAGGAAGGCCACGAAAGTGCCGATGCGCACCAGCCCGCGGCTGGCCTTCACCTGGTGCCAGCAGGCTTCGGCGTGTTCCGCCAGGCCGAAGAACTCGATGCCGTGCCGCGCCCGCTGC
Encoded proteins:
- a CDS encoding AraC family transcriptional regulator, translated to MATRRPLPRQRQPQLEQPYSRSPELGYEPPETAGFIRCLAHGFPNPLVRWHCHEEYELHLIVASSGKAFVGDYIGQFQPGHLVLTGPRLPHNWISTDVPDGGIAVRDLVIQFPHAPLEQAAAGIPELGEVLPLLQRARHGIEFFGLAEHAEACWHQVKASRGLVRIGTFVAFLGTLARCTDYRLLSQAQLQSADTDLQLGQIDAIVSRLMDDLAHPLSAADLAQELGMSESRFSRFFRRATGNTFTDFVNHVRINRACQLLMESDRYITDICYEVGFGNVANFNRRFLDIKGVTPSEFRRQVDHRFGS
- a CDS encoding YbhB/YbcL family Raf kinase inhibitor-like protein, with protein sequence MLEKLPEVVGHALRDRRAGLDKLAFNRCGLRGGHGTLQISSLAFTDHGPIPARYTADGDGESPPLQWQGVPANAASLVLVVEDADAPTSEPLVHAIVVDLPAGDGGLPEGAIKGPAGEGRHVHEGRNSYLRAGWLPPDPPPGHGEHRYAFQLFALGPGEAFEGKPGRDDVLAAIRERGLASGILVGTYARPDGSVPVEGAQAVAA